One segment of Tamlana crocina DNA contains the following:
- a CDS encoding amidophosphoribosyltransferase encodes MSDAIKHECGIAMIRLLKPLEYYKEKYGSAFYGVNKMYLMMEKQHNRGQDGAGFASIKLDTKPGERYISRVRSIAQQPIQDIFAQINDRINKEFENHPEYKDDVAAQKKNIPYIGEVLLGHVRYGTFGKNSVESVHPFLRQNNWMHRNLIMAGNFNMTNVKELFGNLIELGQHPKEYTDTITIMEKIGHFLDDAVSKIYKDLKKEGYNKRQASPLIAERLKVAKILKRAAKNWDGGYAMAGLIGHGDSFVLRDPAGIRPAYYYKDDEVVVVASERPVIQTVFNVKFEDIIELNPGQAIITKKSGEVRLKQILQPLEKKSCSFERIYFSRGSDAEIYYERKMLGKLVMPKVLEAINYDTKNTVFSYIPNTAETSFFGMIETAEAFINKTKTAKILNGQRSLSSEKVTEILSERTRVEKIAIKDVKLRTFITEDSSRDDLVAHVYDITYGVIKPNDNLVIIDDSIVRGTTLKKSILKMLDRLNPKKIIVVSSAPQIRYPDCYGIDMARLEDLIAFRAALELLKEAGKYDIVKDVYHKCIEQTDLDDKHVQNFVKEIYDPFTSEQISDKISELLSDTSINAEVKIIFQSVENLHKACPEHLGDWYFTGNYPTVGGNRVVNRAFINFYEGNKERAY; translated from the coding sequence ATGAGTGATGCTATAAAACACGAATGTGGAATTGCCATGATAAGGCTTTTAAAGCCTTTGGAATATTACAAAGAAAAATACGGCAGTGCCTTTTATGGGGTAAACAAAATGTATCTCATGATGGAAAAACAGCACAATCGTGGACAAGACGGTGCCGGTTTTGCCAGCATAAAACTGGACACTAAGCCAGGCGAGCGCTACATAAGCCGAGTACGGTCTATAGCCCAACAACCTATTCAAGACATTTTTGCACAGATTAACGACCGCATCAATAAGGAGTTTGAAAACCACCCCGAATATAAAGATGATGTCGCTGCCCAAAAGAAAAACATCCCGTACATAGGCGAAGTGTTACTCGGACATGTACGCTACGGTACTTTTGGCAAAAATAGCGTGGAAAGTGTTCATCCGTTTTTAAGACAAAACAACTGGATGCACCGAAACTTGATTATGGCCGGAAACTTTAACATGACCAATGTTAAAGAGCTCTTCGGCAACCTCATTGAACTTGGGCAGCACCCAAAAGAATATACCGACACCATTACTATTATGGAAAAAATCGGTCACTTTTTAGATGATGCTGTTAGCAAAATTTATAAAGACTTAAAAAAAGAAGGCTATAATAAGCGCCAAGCCTCGCCACTAATTGCAGAACGATTAAAAGTGGCCAAAATATTAAAACGTGCCGCTAAAAACTGGGATGGTGGTTATGCTATGGCAGGACTTATTGGGCATGGTGATTCGTTTGTTTTACGCGACCCTGCTGGAATTCGTCCGGCTTATTATTATAAGGACGACGAAGTGGTAGTCGTGGCCTCCGAGCGCCCTGTGATTCAAACTGTTTTCAATGTGAAGTTTGAGGATATCATTGAATTAAATCCGGGTCAAGCCATTATCACCAAAAAATCTGGAGAAGTTAGGTTGAAGCAAATTTTACAGCCATTAGAGAAAAAATCGTGTTCATTTGAGCGCATCTATTTTTCAAGAGGAAGTGATGCCGAAATTTATTATGAACGGAAAATGCTTGGTAAATTAGTCATGCCAAAAGTACTTGAGGCTATTAATTACGACACCAAAAATACGGTGTTCTCATACATTCCCAATACGGCGGAAACCTCGTTTTTCGGCATGATTGAAACTGCTGAAGCTTTTATAAACAAAACGAAAACAGCCAAAATTTTAAACGGCCAGCGCTCACTGTCTTCAGAAAAAGTTACAGAAATATTATCTGAGCGCACAAGAGTTGAAAAAATAGCTATTAAAGATGTTAAACTGCGTACCTTCATCACCGAAGATAGCAGTCGAGACGACTTAGTGGCCCACGTTTACGATATTACCTATGGTGTAATAAAACCTAACGACAACCTGGTAATAATAGACGACAGTATTGTTCGAGGCACCACTCTTAAAAAGAGTATCCTGAAAATGCTAGACCGCCTTAATCCTAAAAAAATTATTGTGGTGTCTTCGGCTCCTCAAATTCGTTACCCCGATTGTTACGGTATCGACATGGCTCGTTTGGAAGATTTAATTGCATTTAGAGCTGCCCTGGAATTACTTAAAGAAGCTGGAAAATATGACATTGTTAAGGATGTGTACCATAAATGTATCGAGCAAACAGATTTGGACGACAAGCATGTACAAAACTTTGTAAAGGAAATTTACGACCCGTTTACAAGTGAACAGATTTCAGACAAAATTTCGGAATTATTAAGCGACACTTCCATAAATGCAGAGGTAAAAATCATTTTCCAATCGGTTGAAAACTTACATAAAGCCTGCCCTGAACATTTGGGTGATTGGTATTTTACGGGTAATTACCCAACAGTAGGTGGAAACCGTGTAGTAAACCGGGCATTTATTAACTTTTACGAAGGCAACAAAGAACGCGCCTATTAA
- a CDS encoding OmpA family protein, which translates to MKNLSRLLFAMLLVLGYSNANAQDENNPWQITIGANAVDAYPSGDGVVGDAYLGSGLGDEFFNASDHWNILPSLSTISVSKYLSSGFSFGITGSLNKIENWGDKANTVPEEVNKVDDWSYYGVDGTIKYNFLQGTTIDPYLGVGGGYTWVDEIGAGTLNGTLGVNIWFSENVGLTLQTAYKHAFEDYLQTHFQHSAGISIKFGGTDTDGDGIYDKDDACPDVAGLEAFNGCPDTDGDGIEDSKDDCPNEAGLAELNGCPDQDGDGIADNKDNCPTVAGVAALAGCPDADGDGVTDADDKCPNQAGPSANNGCPWPDTDGDGVLDKDDKCPEIKGTVANAGCPEVTAEVQKQLNEYAKTILFDTGKSTIKSQSAEVLADIIKILNEYPNSKFTVEGHTDSVGSETLNQRLSDSRANAVKEYLVENGIDAFRLSALGYGESKPIDSNKTRAGRANNRRVEINLAK; encoded by the coding sequence ATGAAAAATCTTAGCAGATTACTGTTCGCTATGTTGCTTGTACTTGGTTATAGCAACGCTAATGCGCAAGACGAAAACAACCCTTGGCAAATTACCATTGGGGCAAACGCGGTTGATGCTTACCCTTCTGGAGATGGTGTAGTAGGCGACGCTTACCTAGGTAGCGGTTTAGGCGATGAATTTTTTAACGCTAGCGACCACTGGAACATTTTACCATCGTTATCAACCATTTCTGTATCTAAATATCTAAGCAGCGGATTTTCTTTCGGAATTACGGGTTCTTTAAATAAAATTGAAAACTGGGGAGATAAAGCAAACACTGTACCAGAAGAAGTAAACAAAGTTGATGATTGGTCTTACTACGGTGTAGACGGTACCATTAAGTACAACTTTTTACAAGGAACAACTATCGACCCTTACTTAGGTGTAGGTGGTGGTTACACTTGGGTTGACGAAATTGGTGCTGGTACTTTAAACGGTACTTTAGGTGTAAACATTTGGTTTAGCGAAAACGTTGGTTTAACGCTCCAAACCGCATACAAGCACGCTTTCGAAGATTACTTACAAACTCACTTCCAGCACAGTGCAGGTATCTCTATTAAATTTGGAGGAACTGATACTGACGGAGATGGCATTTACGACAAAGATGATGCTTGTCCAGATGTTGCTGGTTTAGAAGCTTTCAACGGTTGTCCTGATACTGACGGTGACGGTATTGAAGATAGCAAAGACGATTGTCCTAACGAAGCTGGTTTAGCTGAGCTTAACGGATGCCCAGACCAAGATGGTGACGGTATAGCAGACAACAAAGATAACTGCCCAACTGTTGCCGGTGTAGCTGCTTTAGCTGGTTGTCCAGATGCTGACGGTGACGGTGTAACTGATGCTGACGATAAGTGTCCTAACCAAGCTGGTCCTTCTGCTAACAACGGTTGCCCATGGCCAGATACTGATGGTGACGGTGTATTAGACAAAGACGATAAGTGTCCTGAAATTAAAGGTACTGTAGCAAACGCTGGTTGTCCAGAAGTAACTGCTGAAGTTCAAAAACAACTTAACGAGTACGCAAAAACAATCTTGTTTGATACTGGTAAATCAACTATCAAATCTCAATCTGCTGAAGTTTTAGCTGATATCATCAAAATCTTAAACGAGTATCCTAACTCTAAGTTTACTGTTGAAGGTCACACTGATAGCGTAGGTAGCGAAACTTTAAACCAAAGATTGTCTGATTCTAGAGCTAATGCTGTAAAAGAGTACTTAGTTGAGAATGGTATCGATGCCTTCAGACTTTCTGCTCTTGGTTACGGAGAATCTAAACCAATCGATTCTAACAAAACTAGAGCTGGTAGAGCTAACAACAGACGTGTAGAAATTAACTTGGCTAAGTAA
- a CDS encoding superoxide dismutase produces MAFELPKLGYDYDALEPHIDARTMEIHHSKHHQGYTNNLNAAIEGTDLDGKSIEDILANLDMDNGAVRNNGGGFYNHSLFWDVINPEGKGYLSGELKDAIEAAYGSKEAFIEAFSKAAATRFGSGWAWLCVHKGGKVEVCSSPNQDNPLMPGVGCGGTPILGLDVWEHAYYLNYQNRRPDYIKAFFNVVNWNEVERRYAEAK; encoded by the coding sequence ATGGCTTTCGAATTACCGAAATTAGGATACGATTATGATGCTTTAGAACCGCACATTGATGCCCGTACTATGGAGATACACCATAGCAAGCACCACCAAGGGTACACCAACAACTTGAATGCGGCTATTGAAGGAACTGATTTAGATGGAAAATCTATTGAAGATATTTTAGCAAATCTTGATATGGACAATGGTGCCGTAAGAAACAATGGTGGCGGATTTTACAACCACTCGTTGTTTTGGGACGTCATCAACCCAGAAGGAAAAGGATACCTTTCTGGAGAATTAAAAGATGCCATTGAAGCGGCTTACGGTTCTAAGGAAGCGTTTATCGAGGCTTTCAGTAAAGCAGCTGCCACTCGTTTTGGGTCTGGTTGGGCTTGGCTTTGCGTACACAAAGGAGGAAAAGTTGAAGTATGCTCATCTCCTAACCAAGACAACCCGTTAATGCCAGGTGTTGGTTGTGGCGGAACTCCAATTTTAGGATTGGATGTATGGGAACATGCTTACTACCTTAACTACCAAAACCGTCGTCCAGATTACATTAAAGCGTTCTTTAACGTTGTTAACTGGAATGAAGTTGAAAGACGTTATGCAGAAGCTAAGTAA
- a CDS encoding PfkB family carbohydrate kinase — translation MGKLVIVGTVAFDAIETPFGKTDKILGGAATFIGLAASHFNVDATAVSVVGGDFPQKYLDLLSDKNIDISGIEIVKEGKTFFWSGRYHNDMNSRDTLVTELNTLADFNPVVPENYRDAEVVMLGNLHPLVQASVLDQMEETPKLVVLDTMNFWMDCALEDLKNVIKRVDVITINDEEARQLTGEYSLVVAARKIHAMGPKYVVIKKGEHGALLFHDDHVFYAPALPLEEVFDPTGAGDTFAGGFTGYLAKTNDFSFKNMKNAVIYGSTLASFCVEKFGTERMQNLTNSEVHKRLLQFKQLTQFDIELT, via the coding sequence ATGGGTAAATTAGTAATAGTGGGCACCGTAGCTTTTGATGCTATTGAAACCCCGTTCGGCAAAACCGACAAAATACTTGGCGGAGCAGCGACTTTTATAGGTTTAGCCGCTTCACATTTTAATGTTGATGCTACAGCCGTTTCGGTGGTTGGTGGTGATTTTCCGCAGAAATATTTAGATTTATTGTCCGATAAAAACATCGATATTTCGGGCATTGAAATTGTAAAAGAAGGCAAAACCTTTTTTTGGAGCGGGCGCTACCACAACGATATGAACTCGCGCGACACTTTGGTTACCGAGCTTAATACCCTTGCCGATTTCAATCCTGTAGTTCCCGAAAACTACCGAGACGCCGAAGTAGTCATGCTGGGCAACCTACACCCTCTGGTACAGGCTAGTGTTCTGGATCAAATGGAAGAAACACCAAAACTCGTGGTTTTAGACACCATGAACTTTTGGATGGATTGCGCTTTAGAGGATTTAAAAAACGTTATAAAGCGTGTTGACGTTATCACGATAAACGACGAGGAAGCCCGACAATTAACCGGCGAATACTCCCTGGTTGTCGCGGCAAGAAAAATTCATGCCATGGGGCCAAAATACGTGGTTATAAAAAAAGGAGAACACGGCGCACTGTTGTTTCACGACGACCATGTGTTCTACGCACCAGCACTACCATTAGAGGAAGTGTTCGACCCCACCGGAGCAGGCGACACCTTTGCAGGAGGCTTTACAGGCTATCTAGCCAAAACCAACGATTTTTCATTTAAAAACATGAAGAATGCCGTTATTTACGGCTCGACACTGGCCTCGTTCTGTGTAGAAAAATTTGGCACCGAACGCATGCAAAATTTAACAAACTCCGAAGTGCATAAACGTTTGTTACAGTTTAAACAGCTAACACAATTTGATATAGAGTTAACATAA
- a CDS encoding UvrD-helicase domain-containing protein encodes MPKKSPFTIYNASAGSGKTYTLVKEYLKILFSSNSPFEFRRILAITFTNKAVAEMKERIIETLKIFSDSEILTANHSMFKSICKELEMPSKELHKKSEKLLHTILHNYAAFDISTIDGFTHKIIRTFAHDLKLPLNFEVELDQEALLNEAVDSLIAKAGTNDALTQILVDFAIEKADDDKSWDVAIDFNKMAKLLVNENDIPFLQTLKDKTLADFNSLKSQLKKDIAETESSISKIAKSILSTIEKSGLEFTDFSGGYLPKHFQKLANTDFNVHFTAKWQEDLETKTLYPKRVSEHIASTIEQIQPQIASAFNDSKQAVFLLKFLKAFYKNITPLSVLNAINKELIALKVEQNKMLISEFNAIINNEIKAQPTPFIYERIGEKFKHYFIDEFQDTSVVQWQNLLPLLGNSLSAENGSTMLVGDAKQAIYRWRGGKAEQFIELFNNENPFYVEKTVKNLPANFRSFKEVVSFNNGLFSFLAHQVFNDDMYSHLYNHAEQNITKTDDGYVELEFLDLTKNDDRDAFFTETVLKKINNCLTNGFALGDICVLVRKKKDGVAVANFLSQNNIPIISSETLLLNNAPEVQFVNHFLGLLLQPKNKEIKIRVLQFLTKHFEIENQHDFFIENIDTPVSELLKKLEPFDVFIKAEGLFQLPLFDLAETIVRQFNLVQNSNAYIQFYLDVVLDFTQKKGSDISGFLEYFDKKKDNLSIVSPLGQNAVQIMTIHKSKGLEFPVVIFPYVDLDIYREKEPKEWFAINKEQYQGFTHTLLNYNKDFEYFGDEGKQIYNKHQSELELDNINLLYVALTRAAEQLYIVSAKDISTKGEANTKKYSGLLISYLQHLGLWEESKLIYSFGSSKKTSTTSEEKQTNTQLQDEFISTAKEQHHIKVVTKSSFLWDTAQKEAIERGNLIHDIMAQIKTKADIDFVIDDFFGASVIDDLQASELKETVVQIINHSKISDYFTKTYTTYNERDIITKQGITLRPDKVAVNKKNEAVIIDYKTGVEDEKHIQQLQLYQDVLEEMGIVIKKRILVYINDDIKIKQV; translated from the coding sequence ATGCCTAAAAAATCGCCGTTTACCATATATAATGCTTCTGCCGGAAGTGGCAAAACCTACACCCTTGTAAAAGAATATTTAAAGATTCTATTCAGCTCAAATAGTCCTTTTGAATTCAGGCGTATTTTGGCCATAACCTTTACCAATAAGGCGGTGGCCGAAATGAAGGAGCGCATTATCGAAACGCTAAAAATATTTTCAGACAGCGAAATTTTAACGGCAAACCACAGTATGTTCAAATCCATTTGTAAAGAATTGGAAATGCCATCAAAAGAGCTTCACAAAAAATCGGAAAAGCTACTCCATACCATTCTGCACAATTATGCGGCTTTTGATATTTCGACCATTGATGGGTTTACCCATAAAATTATCCGCACTTTTGCCCACGACCTCAAATTACCTTTGAATTTTGAAGTAGAACTGGATCAAGAGGCACTTTTAAACGAAGCGGTAGATAGCCTTATTGCCAAGGCAGGGACAAACGATGCCCTAACTCAAATTTTGGTAGATTTTGCCATTGAAAAGGCCGATGACGATAAAAGTTGGGACGTCGCTATCGATTTCAACAAAATGGCCAAGCTTTTGGTGAATGAAAATGATATTCCGTTTTTACAAACACTGAAAGACAAAACATTGGCTGATTTTAACTCGTTAAAATCACAATTGAAAAAAGACATTGCTGAAACCGAATCGTCCATCTCGAAAATTGCAAAAAGTATATTAAGTACCATTGAAAAGTCCGGATTGGAATTTACAGATTTTTCTGGAGGCTATTTGCCAAAACACTTTCAAAAACTGGCCAACACCGATTTCAATGTTCATTTTACGGCCAAGTGGCAGGAAGACCTTGAAACAAAAACACTGTACCCCAAACGGGTTTCAGAACATATTGCTTCAACCATAGAGCAGATTCAACCGCAAATTGCATCGGCTTTCAATGATTCAAAACAAGCTGTTTTTCTGCTGAAATTTTTAAAAGCCTTTTACAAAAACATCACGCCGCTTTCTGTGTTGAACGCTATAAACAAAGAATTGATTGCTCTAAAAGTAGAGCAAAATAAAATGCTTATTTCAGAATTCAACGCCATCATTAACAACGAAATTAAAGCACAGCCCACTCCTTTTATTTATGAACGTATTGGCGAAAAATTCAAACATTATTTTATTGACGAATTTCAGGACACCTCGGTGGTGCAGTGGCAAAATTTATTGCCATTACTCGGCAACTCCCTATCGGCCGAAAACGGAAGCACCATGCTGGTTGGCGATGCCAAACAGGCCATTTACCGATGGCGTGGTGGCAAGGCCGAACAGTTTATCGAATTGTTCAATAATGAAAATCCGTTTTATGTTGAAAAGACAGTAAAAAATCTCCCGGCCAATTTTCGAAGTTTTAAAGAAGTTGTAAGTTTCAACAACGGCCTTTTCAGCTTTTTGGCACATCAGGTTTTTAATGATGATATGTACAGCCACCTATACAACCACGCCGAACAAAACATCACTAAAACCGATGATGGCTATGTAGAATTGGAGTTTTTGGACCTCACTAAAAACGACGACCGTGATGCATTTTTTACCGAAACCGTTTTGAAAAAAATAAACAACTGTTTGACAAACGGTTTTGCTCTTGGCGATATTTGTGTTTTGGTAAGAAAGAAAAAAGACGGCGTGGCCGTGGCCAATTTTTTGAGCCAAAATAACATTCCCATTATATCGTCAGAAACCTTGCTTTTAAACAATGCACCCGAAGTACAGTTCGTCAACCATTTTTTAGGGCTTTTGCTGCAACCCAAAAACAAGGAAATAAAAATTAGAGTGCTTCAATTTCTAACCAAACATTTTGAAATTGAAAACCAGCATGATTTTTTCATTGAAAATATCGACACGCCTGTTTCAGAACTACTGAAAAAACTGGAACCCTTTGATGTGTTTATAAAAGCCGAAGGCCTATTTCAACTACCTCTTTTCGATTTGGCCGAAACCATTGTTCGCCAATTTAATTTGGTGCAAAACAGCAATGCCTATATTCAATTCTATTTGGATGTTGTTTTGGATTTTACGCAGAAAAAAGGCTCTGATATTTCTGGATTTTTAGAGTATTTCGACAAAAAGAAAGACAACCTAAGCATTGTTTCACCTTTGGGGCAAAATGCGGTACAGATTATGACTATTCACAAATCGAAAGGTTTGGAATTTCCGGTGGTTATTTTTCCGTATGTCGATCTGGACATTTACCGCGAAAAAGAGCCTAAAGAATGGTTTGCCATCAACAAAGAGCAATATCAGGGTTTTACACATACGCTGCTTAATTACAATAAGGATTTTGAATATTTTGGAGATGAGGGCAAGCAGATTTACAATAAGCACCAGTCGGAATTGGAATTGGACAACATCAACCTACTCTACGTAGCTTTAACCCGTGCTGCTGAGCAACTTTACATTGTTTCTGCAAAAGATATTTCAACAAAAGGCGAAGCCAACACCAAAAAATATTCAGGATTATTAATTAGCTACCTTCAGCATTTGGGTCTATGGGAAGAGTCAAAGTTGATATATAGTTTCGGAAGTTCAAAAAAGACCTCAACAACTTCCGAAGAAAAACAAACCAACACCCAATTGCAGGACGAATTCATTTCAACGGCAAAAGAGCAACACCACATAAAAGTAGTAACCAAATCGAGCTTTTTATGGGATACTGCACAAAAAGAAGCTATTGAAAGGGGGAATTTGATACACGATATTATGGCACAAATTAAAACCAAAGCCGATATTGATTTTGTAATTGATGATTTTTTTGGCGCTTCCGTTATTGATGACTTGCAAGCTTCTGAGCTGAAAGAAACCGTTGTTCAAATTATCAACCATTCCAAAATTAGCGACTATTTTACCAAAACCTACACCACTTATAATGAACGCGACATTATTACTAAACAAGGTATTACTCTTAGGCCGGATAAAGTCGCTGTAAACAAAAAAAACGAAGCCGTTATTATTGATTACAAAACGGGAGTCGAAGATGAAAAACACATACAACAGCTACAACTTTACCAAGACGTTTTGGAAGAAATGGGCATTGTCATCAAAAAGAGAATCTTGGTGTATATAAATGACGACATTAAAATAAAACAGGTTTAA
- a CDS encoding ribonuclease H family protein produces MSKKKKYYTVWKGHKTGVFEKWDDCKAQITNFEGAQYKSFPTFDAAKAALKGNYFDYVGKNKSFKSELSAEQLKKIGQPNYNSISVDAASSGNPGKMEYRGVDTKTKKQLFIQGPFEEGTNNIGEFLAIVHGLALLKKNKSNRIIYTDSRTAISWVKKKTCNTKLERNAKNKALFELVDRAVDWLKKNSYSTVIVKWETKAWGEIPADFGRK; encoded by the coding sequence ATGTCAAAAAAGAAAAAATACTACACTGTTTGGAAAGGCCATAAAACGGGTGTTTTTGAAAAATGGGACGACTGCAAAGCCCAAATCACCAATTTTGAAGGGGCGCAGTACAAATCCTTCCCCACTTTCGATGCTGCAAAAGCCGCTTTAAAAGGCAATTACTTTGATTACGTTGGAAAAAACAAAAGCTTTAAAAGTGAACTTTCTGCCGAACAACTTAAAAAAATAGGCCAACCCAACTACAATTCCATCTCGGTTGATGCCGCCTCCAGCGGGAATCCGGGCAAAATGGAATACCGTGGCGTGGACACCAAAACCAAAAAACAACTCTTCATTCAAGGTCCTTTTGAAGAAGGCACCAATAACATCGGTGAGTTTTTGGCTATTGTGCACGGTTTGGCACTATTGAAAAAAAACAAGAGCAACCGTATTATTTACACCGATTCGCGAACCGCCATAAGTTGGGTTAAAAAGAAAACCTGTAACACCAAATTGGAGCGAAACGCCAAAAACAAAGCCCTTTTTGAACTCGTTGACAGAGCGGTCGATTGGCTAAAAAAAAATAGTTACAGCACCGTAATTGTGAAATGGGAAACCAAGGCCTGGGGGGAAATACCAGCCGATTTTGGAAGAAAATAA